CGATTTCTTCCTTACCCAGTGCCATTATTTCTTTCTTACGGTTCGTTGTTCGATGCGTTTTTCAAATCGTTCGCCTTTGAAGATCCGCTGCACCATAATGCCAGGAATGTGGATCTCGTTCGGGTCAAGGCTGCCCACCGGCAACAATTCCTCGACTTCCGCGATCGTGATTTTGGCGGCACCCGCCATCGGTGCGTTGAAATTGCGGGCGGTTCCTTTGAAGACCAGGTTACCGGCTTCATCCCCTTTCCACGCTTTTACAATCGAAAAGTCGGCCTTGTAGGCATGTTCGAGGATGTGCATCTTCCCGTTGAATTCGCGCGATTCTTTGCCTTCCGCCACTTCCGTTCCAAAACCGGCCGGCGTGTAAAAGGCGGGAATACCGGCCTGTGCCGCGCGGCATTTCTCAGCGAGTGTGCCCTGGGGCGTTAATTCGACTTCGAGTTCACCCGACAACATCTGGCGTTCGAATTCGGCGTTCTCGCCCACGTAAGACGAGATCATTTTCTTGATTTGTTTTTTCTGGAGGAGGAGTCCGAGACCGAAATCATCGACGCCTGCATTATTGGAAATACAGGTCAGGCCGCTGACGCCCATCTTCACCAGTTCGGCGATGCTGTTTTCGGGAATCCCACACAGCCCGAAGCCCCCGAGCATAATGGTCATGCCGTCCCCAATGCCTTGCAGCGCCTGGGTGACATTGTCTACTTTCTTGTTGATCATGATAATTGGATCGTGTATCGAAATCGATTGCGAATGTACGAAAATTGTATGAGGAAGCGAAGGTACATCCGGCACGAAACCGGTTACCTACGCACGGCTAAAACTTGAATTCTTCCGTGTCTTGCTCCTGGGTCTCAGGCGCGACGGTTTCGCCGCCTTCTGTATCGGTGGTGTCGACTTCCTTGGCGCGTTCGTAGCAATCGACTTTGATCGCGAGGCCGGCCGGTCGTTTGAACGGTTCCCGCGACACTTGCAATTCATCGTCGCCGTAGCATTTTTTCATATACATCGCCCAAATCGGAAGTGCCGCCGTAGCGCCCTGTCCGTAGGTAATTCCTTTGAAATGCGCCGCGCGGTCTTCGTTGCCGACCCAAACGCCGGTGACGAGGTTGGGCACCATACCCATGAACCAACCGTCTGACTGGTTCTGTGTCGTTCCCGTTTTACCCGCAATCGGGTTGGTAAAGACGTACGGATAGCCTGTAACCCGGTTGTAGCCATTTCCGCCGCCCTGTGTGCGCAGGCGGGCGCCTGAACCCGATTCGGTTACCCCTTCCAACAGTTTGATGACGGCATAGGCCACGTCTTTGCTTAGCACATCGTGGGTTTCACGAGCCGGCTTGTAAAGGACGACACCATTTTTATCTTCGATGCGGGCGATTACCTGTGGTTTGACATAGACACCTTCATTGGCAAACGTGCCATAGGCCGCTACCATGTCTTCAACCGTAATTTCCACCGCGCCGAGGGCGATCGACGGCTGGGCCGGAATCTCGCTGTGTACGCCCAGTTTGTGGGTCATTTCCACGACGGCCTCCGGACCTGTGCGGTCGATGAGTTTGGCCGATACGGTATTGATGGAAAGCGCCAGTGCCTTTTTAAGCGTCACCATGCCGCGGTATTCGCCGTTGGAGTTACTCGGTGTCCAGGTGGCCGTTACGTGGTGACGGCCTACCGGGATGGTGTGGGGCGAATCGAGTATGCTGTCGCAGGGTGACAGTCCGAGTTGTTCGATGGCCGTTGCATATACAAACGGCTTAAACGTCGAACCCACCTGCCGCGCACCTTGTGCTACGTGATCGTATTGGAAGTGTTTGTAGTTGATACCGCCCACCCATGCTTTTACGTCACCGTTGGCCGGGTCCATTGACATCAGGCCGGTTTGCAGGAAGCTTTTGTAGTAGCGGATCGAATCATTCGGTGTCATGATCGTATCGCGCTCGCCCTTCCAGGAAAAGACGGTCATTTTCGTCTTGCGGTTGAAGGAGGCGGTGATTTCGTCTTCCGATTTTCCGAGGTCTTCCTTCATGTGGCGCCATCTTTCGGAGCTTTTTCGGGCACGCGACATGAGTTTGTCTGTTTCCGCATCATTGAGGTTGCGGAACGGCGCATTTTTGTTGTCTTTCTGCTGCGAATCGAATTCTTCCTGCAGGTTCTTCAAGTGCGCTTCGACGGCCTCCTCGGCATACGTCTGCATGCGCGAATCGATGGTTACGTAGATCTTGAGTCCGTCACGGTAAATATCGTAGTCGCTTCCATCCGGTTTTTTGTTTTCCTGCGCCCATTTCTTCATGAAGTCGCGGAGATACTCGCGGAAATAGGTCGCCGTACCATCCTTATGCGTCTGTAAATGGAAATCGAGCTTGATGGGAAGCGCCTTCAGTTGGGCGCGTTGTGACGCCGTGATAACCTTCGCTTTTTCCATCTGCCCCAAAACCACGTCGCGGCGGTTTTTTACGCCTTCCGGGTTACGGATGGGATTGTAGAGGGAGGAATTCTTAAACATCCCCACCAACATGGCCGACTCATCGAGGGAAAGGTCTTTTGGCTCTTTGTTGAAGTAGGTTTTCGCGGCCGAGCGGATGCCCACGGCATAGTAACCGAAATCGTACTCGTTGAAATACATCGCGATGATTTCATTTTTGGTATACTGGCGCTCAAGACGAACGGCGATGATCCATTCCTTGATTTTCTGAATACCCCGCAGGACCGGATTGCGTGACCCTTCCCCGTGGAAGAGCATTTTCGCCAACTGTTGTGTCAGTGTACTCGCCCCTCCGGAGGTTCCGAGTGAGGTGACGGCACGCAGGGTGCCCCGTCCGTCGATTCCCGAATGCTCGTAGAAGCGCTCATCCTCCGTGGCCAAAAGTGTCTTCACCAAATGCGGCGGCAGGTCTTTGTATTTGACCGGTGTACGGTTTTCAATGGCAAAGGTTCCGATGACGACACCGTCCGATGAAATGATTTCGGTTGCCAGGTTCGACTCCGGATTCTCAAGTTGTTCGAACGACGGCATGTGACCCAGAAGACCCCATGACGCGAATAAAAACAGTAATACGATGAAAGCGGCAAAACCGCCGAAGAATTTCCAGAACAGACGGTTGAACTCGGCCAACGTCCGTTCTTTCTTCACCGAGGTCTTGACCTGGTTGAGTTTTTCTTTGACTTTCTGTACTGCCATATCATTTGATCGATTCGATCCGTAGGCCTACTTCGGTGATGCCCTCAAGTTCGGTGACGCCGTCTACCTTTCCTGTGGGACGCACCGCCTGCCGGATGCTGAATTTATACTCTCCTTTTAATGGGAAACGCACTTTTTCCTTGTAATACAACTTGTTTTCCTTGATGCTTGAGAAGCCATCACCCATGAGCGTCCCATCCGGATTCGCCATTGGGTACTCGAGTGTATCCACATGGGTCAGCCCGTCGGGTTGTTGCATCGCTACAATCAGGAACAGGTTGCTGAATTTATAGTCGTCGTTGTCGCGGATGTTCACGAACAGGTTGTAGGGATGCGTTGTGTCGTCCTGCCTGACGTTGAAGGTGACGACCGAGTCTTTGTGCCAGGCCGTTCCGACCGACTTATACTCGTCGAAAAAACGGGTATCATCGCACGATACGAACATCGTGGCGAGCACCATCAAGACAAGGCTAATTCTTAGGTTCATCACCACGGTTGTTGTTCTTCCTGCGGTTGTTTCGGTTGCGGTTACGTCCGTCGCGGTTACGGTTCGGGTTGTCATTCTTCTCGGTCGGATTTCCAGCCTGTGCCTGGGGCGGACGGTTGTTTTGTGGCCGTTCTCCCTGTGGCCGGCTTTGTTGTTGCGGCTTCGGCGGACGGGGTTCCTTACGCTCCGTTGCAACTACTGCCCCTTCAGGTCCCGATCCTTTTTTCTTGTTCGGGCGTTTTTTGCGGCGCGGCTGGTCAAAACGCGTCAGGCTTTCCTGTCCGACGGGGTTGCTGAACACCTTCTCCGGCGTTGGTGAAAGGTCTTCGGCATAGTCCTCTAACGACGAAACCTTCCGTTTCTGTTTGTTCTCCTCGATAATTTCTTTCACCTGCTCAATCCGCAGCACATGCCAGTTGGCGAAATTATCGGTATAGGCAAACCACATAAGCCCTTTGAAGATGTCTTGTTTCTGGCACACGGCCTCTCCTTTTTCGGTGTAAAGTCTTGTCTCCGAATCCGGGAAGCCTTTGAGCGCATCCATATAGGTGTCGAGCTCATAATTCAGGCAGCATTTCAGCTTCCCACACTGACCGGCCAGTTTTTGTGGGTTCAACGACAATTGCTGGTAGCGCGCCGCCGACGTATTCACGCTACGGAAATCGGTCAGCCAGGTCGAGCAACAAAGTTCGCGTCCGCACGATCCGATGCCGCCCAAACGCGAAGCTTCCTGACGGAAACCCACCTGGCGCATTTCGATTCGGATGCTGAATTCACGGGCGTATTCTTTGATGAGTTGCCGGAAATCGACACGGTCTTCCGCGGTATAATAGAACGTCGCTTTCGATCCGTCTCCCTGGAACTCGATGTCCGAAAGTTTCATCTGAAGTTTCAGGTAGATCGCAATCTCACGGGCCCTCACTTTCATCGGTTCTTCTTTCTCGCGCGCCGCGGCCCAGATATCGATATCCCGTTGGGATGCTTTCCGGTAAATTTTGGGAAGGTCGGGTGCATCAGGCTTCACACCTTTGCGTTTCATCTGCATCTTGACCAGTTCCCCTGTCAGCGATACGATGCCGATGTCGTGCCCCGGATGTGCCTCCGTAGCCACGATATCACCCATAGAAAGACTTAGTTTTTCGGTATTTCGGTAGAATTCCTTCCGCCCGTTCTTGAAGCGGATTTCCACGCCGTTGAACGGCTCATGTCCGCCCGGAAGGGTCATATTCGAAAGCCAGTCGAAGACCGCCAGTTTGTTGCAACTGTCGGTGCCACAGGCCCCTTTATTCTGGCAACCTTTGGGCGCGTCACCGCCGGAGGTTGAGCAACTAGCACATGCCATATGTTATATCGGATGCCGCGCGTGGCGGCTTGGGTTCGTAATAGAATCTTTAGCTGGTAAAGATAGTATTTTTCATCGAATGGAGGGAAAGACGCTACTTCGTGCGGACGCTAATGATCTTAACCGGACACGCCTGTGCGGCCCGAAGCGCTTTCTCAGCAGGATCCTCGCCCGAAAGCCGAACGGTATGGAAGCCTTTGGCATCGTGTGCGTGCAACAGCGTCGACTTTCCGTCTTTGCGCGACATGCGGAAAAGCTCGGGCGCCATTTCCTCGCAATAATTACAGCCAATGCACTTCGCGCGCTGCAGCGTGACAGTCGTCATGGGTTGGCCACGATTTTATAGAGTTTGTCGGAAGGGCGGATGCGAAACGGCAGCCGAAGCGCTACCAAATCGCCTTTCACGGCCTTGTCTTCGGGGCGGTCGTCTACAAAAATAGACTCCACGACATGTTCCTTCGCGCCAGTCGTGGGGCCGGTCACCAGCACCCGGTCGCCCGCGCGGAGGTCATAGGCTTCGACACGAAACGTACCCACAGATGCCTTCGGATAAAAATGATGCCCTTTTCCGATGTACACCTTTCGTTGGGTAGCAGCGGAACCCGAAACCGGACTCCACTCGCCGAGCTTCTGACCGAGGTAATACCCCGACCAAAACCCCCGGTTGTAGACGGTCGTCAGCGCTTCCATCCAGGCTTCTTTCTTTTCGGCTGAGAAGGTGCCGTCGTGCAGGCTGTCGAGTGCTTCGCGATACACCCGGGTAACGGTCGCTACATACTCAGGTGCACGACCGCGGCCTTCAATCTTGAGTACACGAACACCTGCTGCGGCTACCTGGTCGAGGAAATCAACCGTGCACAGGTCTTTGGGCGACATCATGTATTCGTTGTCGATTTCGATCTCGAAACCCGATTCCTGGTCGATTACGGTGTATTTCTTACGGCAGTTTTGCTTACACGCACCGCGGTTGGCCGAGGAATTGTGCGAGTGGAGACTCAGGTAACACTTGCCGGAAACGGCCATGCACAACGCGCCGTGGCCAAAAATTTCGATTTCGACAAGACGTTCGGACGGACCTTTGAGTTGTTCTTTCTCGATCTGTGCGGTGATGGCGGCTACCTGGCGAAGGCTGAGTTCGCGGCTCAAGACGATGGTATCGGCGAAAAGGCTATAGAACTTGACCGTTTCGAAATTCGTGACGTTGAGCTGCGTTGAAATATGGACTTCCATCCCGAAACTGCGCGCCGAGGCAATCACCGCCTGGTCTGACGCGATGACGGCTGTGACGCCAGCTTGTTTCGCCTCAGCCAGTATCGTTTTCACCACCGAAACATCGTGGTCGTAAATAATGGTGTTGAGCGTGAGGTAGCTGCGAACTCCTTTGGCTTCACAACGCCTTACAATTTCCGTTAGGTCGTCTATTGCGAAATTGGCGGTCGATCGGGCCCGCATATTTAATTGGTCGATACCGAAATAAACCGAATCAGCGCCATTGTCGAGCGCGGCCTGCAGCGACTCGAAATCGCCGGCAGGAGCCATAAGTTCCATCCTGTTCATGGGGCGCAGCTTTAGGCTTCTGACGGAACCACCCGATACAACTTGTCGGAAAGTCGGATGCGCGACGGCACTTTGAAGCTCACCAAATCACCCGGAACGGCTTGGGTGGCCGGGGCATCGTTTACGAACATCTCAGCGACGGTCAGATGCAGTTCGCCCGTGGTTGGGCCTGTAATCAGGATGTCGTCACCGGTGTTCAATGACCCCTCCTCTAAGCGAAACTGCCCGATGGACGGTTTCGGGAAAAAGTGGACACCTCGTCCGAGCAATACCTTCCGTATACGTGGCCGTTCGACTACCTTCGTCCGCGGATTGCGAACCGGCGCCTCTGCCACTGCCTGTTGCGGAACATTCCGGTAGGTCAACACTTCCGATTTTCCTTTCTTGAAAATCATATTGCCATTCTTGAGTCCGCGACGCATCGCTTTCTGCTCCGCCTCCGGCAGGTGGATGACCTCCGCGCAGGCGGTCGAACAGCAGCCTTCCATATTGGCGGCGCACTCCTCACACTGGATGAAAAGCAGGTGGCAGGCCTCATTGGCGCAATTGGTATGGGTGTCGCAGGGTTTTCCGCATTGATGGCAACTGGAAACAATGTCGTCTGTGATGCGTTCGCCTAAACGGTGGTCGAACACGAAGTTCTTCCCTATGAATTTACTTTCGAGTCCTTCTGTCTTGACCTGGCGCGTATATTCGATAATCCCGCCTTCCAACTGGTAGACATTCTCGAAGCCTTTGTGGCGGAAATAAGCCGAAGCCTTCTCACATCGGATGCCGCCGGTGCAGTACATCAGCAGGTTCTTGCCTTTTTTATGTTCGGCGAGTTGTTCTTCTATGATAGGAAGCGATTCGCGAAAGGTGTCCACATCCGGTTTGATGGCGCCCACAAAATGCCCGATTTCGCTTTCATAATGGTTGCGCATGTCGACCACGATGGTATCCGGATTGTCCATCATCGCATTGAATTCCGACGCTTTCAGGTGGATGCCTTTTGCGGTCACGTCGAAGGTTTCGTCGTTTAATCCGTCGGCCACGATCTTGTCGCGCACCTTGATGGTCAGCTTCAGGAACGAATGGTCGTCTTGTTCGACGGCGATATTAAGGCGGATGCCCTTCATGAAGTCGTAGGCCTCGAGCGTGTCGCGGAATTCGTAAAAATGATCGGCCGGCACCGACAATTGGGCGTTTATCCCTTCGTGGGCGACATAGATGCGGCCCAGCACTTCAAGCGGATCCCAGGCCAGGAACAGCGCATCGCGGAATTGTTTCGGATCTTCGATTTTGGCATACGCATAGAAAGACAGCGTGAGTCGCTGCTTGCCGGCATCGTCTATCATGGCGGCCCTTTCCTCTGCGCTTAACGTGTTGTACAGTTGCATGCTATAAACAGTTTACGTGAGAAAAAATGTGCGGCAAAGGTAACAAAAAAAGCAGAAGTGCCGCCGCATCCACACGGGCCCCGCAACCGCTTGCAACTTCCCAACTTATGCGCTACCTTTGCACCTTCCTTTTAATCTGTATATGAACAAACTCCTTATCGTCGGAACCGTAGCTTTTGACGCGATCGAAACGCCTTTCGGAAAGACGGATAAAATCCTGGGTGGCGCCGGTACGTACATCGGACTGTCGGCCTCTTTTTTCAACGTATCCTCTGCCATCGTATCGGTGGTGGGCGACGACTTCCCGCAAGAATATCTTGACCTGATGACGGCGCGTAACATCGACATCTCGGGAATCGAAATCGTCAAGGGCGGTAAAACGTTCTTCTGGGCCGGAAAGTACCACAACGACCTGAACTCACGCGATACCCTCGTGACCGAGCTCAATACGTTGGCCGACTTCAACCCGGTTGTGCCCGAGAATTTCAAGGACGCGGACGTGGTGATGCTGGGGAACCTGCATCCGAATATACAAATAGGTGTACTCGACCAATTGACCGCCCAGCCGAAACTCGTCGTGCTTGATACGATGAATTTCTGGATGGACTGCGCGCTTCCGGAACTGAAAGAAGTAATGAAGCGCATCGACGTCATCACCATCAACGACGAGGAAGCCCGCCAACTCTCTGGGGAATATTCGCTGGTGAAGGCCGCGGCCAAAATCCATGAGATGGGACCAAAATATGTCGTCATCAAGAAAGGCGAACACGGCGCGTTGTTGTTCCACGGAAAAGACATCTTCTTCGCTCCGGCCCTGCCGCTGGAAGACGTATTTGACCCAACCGGGGCCGGTGATACCTTCGCGGGTGGTTTTGCAGGCTACATCGCACAGAGTGAGAACGTCTCGTTTGACAATATGAAAAATGCCATCATCTATGGCTCGAACCTTGCGTCGTTCTGTGTCGAGAAGTTCGGCACCGAGCGAATGGAAAAACTCGAAAAACAGGAGGTGAACGACCGGCTGCGACAGTTCAAAGCCCTCACCCAATTCGAGATTACGACCTAAATACGCCCCTTCATGGGGCTTTTTTAATGCCGGTTGATACGGAACATGAAGGGTAAAAACCTCATCGGATGTAGCAACCAAAAACGACAAACAACAACACAACTAAATGACGTAAGGAAAAGGCACATAACACGCAACGAATGTTCATCGTTCATCGTTCATTGTTCATTGTTCCTTTCCTGCTCCCAACAAAAATGAGTGACAGCATCAAACACGAATGTGGCATTGCCCTTCTCCGGCTGAAAAAGCCCCTTTCCTTTTACCGCGAGAAATACGGCTCGGCTTTTTATGGCATCAACAAGATGTACCTGTTGATGGAGAAACAGCACAACCGCGGACAAGACGGTGCCGGATTCGCCTCGATCAAGCTTGACGTCGCGCCCGGCCAACGCTATATCAGCCGTGTGCGCTCGAACGACTCGCAACCGATACGCGATATCTTCGACCAGATCAACGACCGTATCAACGAAGCCATGGCGGAACGTCCGGATTATCAGGAAGACATGGCAGCCCTCAAGGCCGGTGTGCCTTATATAGGGGAATTGTTCCTGGGCCACGTGCGCTATGGTACGTTTGGCAAGAACAGCATCGAAAGCGTACACCCGTTCCTGCGGCAAAACAACTGGATGCACCGCAACCTTATCGTCGCCGGTAACTTCAACATGACCAATGTAACCGAGCTGTTCAACAGCCTGGTCGAATTGGGTATGCATCCTAAGGAAATGGCCGACACCGTAACGGTGATGGAGAAAATCGGGCACTTCCTTGACGACGCGGTCGCCGATCTGTACCAGGAATGTAAGAACAACGGTTTGTCGAAACGCGAGGCTTCGGAAGTCATCGCGCAAAAGCTCGACATCACCCGCATCCTGAAACGCGCCTCAAGAGGCTGGGACGGTGGTTATGCGATGGCCGGTCTTTTCGGTCACGGAGATGCCTTCGTTTTCCGGGATCCGGCGGGTATTCGTCCGGCCTACTATTACGAGGATGATGAAATTGTGGTGGTGGCCTCCGAACGTCCGGTCATCCAAACGGTCTTCAACGTGCCGTTTGAGGCGGTGAAGGAACTTGGCCCCGGGAATGCCGTCATCATCAAGAAAAACGGTACGGTATCTGAAGAGAATATCATCACCCCGACCATCAAAAAAGCCTGTTCGTTCGAACGGATTTACTTTTCAAGGGGAAGCGATGCCGAAATCTATGAAGAACGCAAGCAGCTCGGCCGCCTTGTTTTCCCGGCCGTGATGGATGCGGTGGAACAAGACATCGCCAACACCGTTTTCTCGTATATCCCGAACACGGCGGAAACGTCCTTTTTCGGGATGACAGAAGCCGCGCAGGGCTTCCTTAATAAAAAGAAAAACAAGCTCATCCTCGACCAGCACCGCACCCTGACGGAAGCCGGACTCATGGAGATCCTGGCCGAGAAAGTGCGTACGGAGAAGATTGCCATAAAAGATGCCAAGCTGCGCACCTTCATCACCGAAGACAGCAGCCGCGATGACCTTGTCGCGCACGTGTATGATGTGACGTATGGCGTTATCAAACCGACCGATAATCTCGTGATCATCGACGACTCGATTGTGAGGGGCACAACCCTGAAAATGAGTATCATCAAAATGATGGACCGCCTGCGGCCGAAACGCATCGTCGTGGTGTCGTCGGCGCCCCAGATTCGCTATCCCGACTGCTATGGCATCGACATGGCGAAGCTCGAAGGACTCGTGGCCTTCCGGGCGGCATTGGCGTTGTTGAAAGAACGGAACCTGTATCACATCGTCGACGAAGTATACCATAAATGCAAGCAACAGGAAAACCTGGCGGATGCCGAAGTGACCAACCACGTCACCGCCATTTACGCGCCGTTCACAGATACTGAGATTTCCGATAAAATCGCGGAAATGCTCCGTCCGGATGACATCCAGGCAGACGTAAAGATTATCTTCCAGACCGTGGAAGACCTACACCGCGCCTGTCCGAAAAACCTGGGCGATTGGTACTTCACCGGCGACTATCCGACGCCGGGCGGGAACCGGGTGGTCAACCGCGCGTTCATGAATTTCTACGAAGGAAAAGACGCCCGCGCCTATTGATCGTCGCCGTTGCGAAAAAGGTGTTTCGCGCACCTCAAGATTGCTAAAAAGGTGAAAAACAGGGCAGAATACGCATGGATTTTGCAGTACATCGAATTTATAGGTCGTTCATCTAAAAGTTTTGACGGAAAAGTACTATCGCCATAGCTTTGGTTCACCATGGAATTAGTAGGTTAAGTTTATGGTAGATTTGGGGCAAAAAGGGTGAAAGTAACATTTCACCTTTTTTATTTTATATCGGTTCCGATTTTGGCGACATTACCCAGTAGCCATCGCCCCACCGCCCGAAAAAAGGCATAAAAAAACGGCCAGGGGTTCCGGCCGTTCTTCTGAAGAAAAAACACAATTTAAAATTCGTTCAGCATCTTTGAGATCTCGTCGAGTTTCGGCGTCAGGATGATTTCGATGCGGCGGTTCTTCGCCTTTCCTTCCGCTGTTTCATTTGAGGCAATTGGGGCATATTCACTACGCCCGGCCGCTGTAAGATTCGCTTTTACTACCCCTTTGTTTTCGGTAAGGATGTTGACCACCGCCGTCGCCCTCTTGGTCGACAAATCCCAGTTATTTTCAACCGACCCAACCGATCCGGCGAACTTCTGGTCGTCGGTATGGCCTTCGATCAAGACACCGATGTCGGGGTTCTGCGCCAATACTTTGGCAACTTCCACCACCGCTTTGCGTCCTTCAGGGTTCACCGTCCAGCTTCCGGTTTGGAATAACAGTTTGTTCTCCATCGACACATATACTTTGCCATTCTTTTGTTCGATGGTAAGTCCTTTGCCTTCAAAGGCGTTGAGTGCCTTCGACAACGTTTCCTTCAACTTCTTCATCGCCGCATCTTTCTGCGACATCATGCTCTCCAGTTCGGCGAGTCGTTGCGAACTGCTTTCGAGGTCGGCCTTGAGTTTGTTAAGGCGTTCCTGTTCGGCGGCAAGGGCCTTTTCTTTTGCCTCGAGTTGTGCCAACAGCGTGCGGTTTTTATCCATATTCGACTTGAGCGCGTCGTCGCTGTTCTTCTCAAGTGCCGCATACGACGACTGCAACGTCTTCAGGTTGCTGTTGGCCGCTGCGAGGTCGGCCTGCAATTTGTCACGTTCGGCCTTTAGCTTGTCGTGTTCTTTTTGCAGATTGGCATAGTTGAGGTCGAGTTGGTTTTTGGTTTGCGTCAGGTCTTCGAGGTCGTCAGAGAGTTTGCGGTTCTCTTTCTTCAACTCGGCAAACTTGTTTTCGAGATCGGTGTAGACCTTTTTCGAAACGCAGGAAGTCGTCAGTGCGGCGATCAGCAGCAGTGCGGAAACGTTCTTAATCATAGGAGGGTTATATAAGTACTTTATATTTATCATGCTTCTATTTCGGCCATCACCGGACAGTGGTCGGAGTGCCGTGCTTCCGGCAGGATGACAGCCCGGCGGAGGCGGTGTTCAAGTTCGCGGGCGACCAATATATAATCGATACGCCAGCCTTTGTTATTGTTGCGGGCATTCGCGCGGTAGCTCCACCACGAATAATGATGCGGGTCTTTGTTGAAATGTCGGAAACTGTCAACGAACCCACTATTGATGAAGGCGTCAAGCCAGGCGCGCTCGGCCGGCAGGAAGCCCGAAACGTTGGCATTCCGGATCGGATCGTGTATGTCAATGGCCTGATGGCAGATGTTATAGTCGCCGCAGATCACCAAATGCGGAATTTCGGCCCGCAATTGTGCCACATAAGCATGGAAATCGTCCATATACATAAACTTATGGTCGAGCCGGTCCATGTTGGTGCCGGAAGGAAGATAGAGACTCATCACCGACACGTCGTCAAAATCAACACGGAGGTTCCGCCCTTCGAAATCCATGTGTTCGATACCGGTTCCAAAAACGACGCGTTGGGGCTTTATTTTGGACAGGATGGCGACGCCGCTGTAGCCTTTCTTCTGCGCCGGATACCAATAATGATACGGATAACCCGCCTTTTCAAATTCCGCCACCGGCACCTGGTCGGGCGTGGCTTTGATTTCCTGCAGACAGATGACATCGGGGTCGGCTGACACCAGCCAGTCGAGAAACCCCTTTGTGAGCGCGGCGCGGATGCCGTTTACATTGTAGGAAATGATCTTCAAGGTCGCGTATTCGATTTAGGACGGTTTCAAATGTAACCGAAAAACCCGCGGTGACGAAACGGCCCACCAAGCAGTTTTGAGCATAGTTTTAAACAACGTCAGGCACTCGGTCGACCGTACCGCGTAACAACATTTT
This genomic interval from Flavobacterium sp. HJ-32-4 contains the following:
- a CDS encoding rhodanese-related sulfurtransferase, translated to MQLYNTLSAEERAAMIDDAGKQRLTLSFYAYAKIEDPKQFRDALFLAWDPLEVLGRIYVAHEGINAQLSVPADHFYEFRDTLEAYDFMKGIRLNIAVEQDDHSFLKLTIKVRDKIVADGLNDETFDVTAKGIHLKASEFNAMMDNPDTIVVDMRNHYESEIGHFVGAIKPDVDTFRESLPIIEEQLAEHKKGKNLLMYCTGGIRCEKASAYFRHKGFENVYQLEGGIIEYTRQVKTEGLESKFIGKNFVFDHRLGERITDDIVSSCHQCGKPCDTHTNCANEACHLLFIQCEECAANMEGCCSTACAEVIHLPEAEQKAMRRGLKNGNMIFKKGKSEVLTYRNVPQQAVAEAPVRNPRTKVVERPRIRKVLLGRGVHFFPKPSIGQFRLEEGSLNTGDDILITGPTTGELHLTVAEMFVNDAPATQAVPGDLVSFKVPSRIRLSDKLYRVVPSEA
- a CDS encoding amidophosphoribosyltransferase, translating into MSDSIKHECGIALLRLKKPLSFYREKYGSAFYGINKMYLLMEKQHNRGQDGAGFASIKLDVAPGQRYISRVRSNDSQPIRDIFDQINDRINEAMAERPDYQEDMAALKAGVPYIGELFLGHVRYGTFGKNSIESVHPFLRQNNWMHRNLIVAGNFNMTNVTELFNSLVELGMHPKEMADTVTVMEKIGHFLDDAVADLYQECKNNGLSKREASEVIAQKLDITRILKRASRGWDGGYAMAGLFGHGDAFVFRDPAGIRPAYYYEDDEIVVVASERPVIQTVFNVPFEAVKELGPGNAVIIKKNGTVSEENIITPTIKKACSFERIYFSRGSDAEIYEERKQLGRLVFPAVMDAVEQDIANTVFSYIPNTAETSFFGMTEAAQGFLNKKKNKLILDQHRTLTEAGLMEILAEKVRTEKIAIKDAKLRTFITEDSSRDDLVAHVYDVTYGVIKPTDNLVIIDDSIVRGTTLKMSIIKMMDRLRPKRIVVVSSAPQIRYPDCYGIDMAKLEGLVAFRAALALLKERNLYHIVDEVYHKCKQQENLADAEVTNHVTAIYAPFTDTEISDKIAEMLRPDDIQADVKIIFQTVEDLHRACPKNLGDWYFTGDYPTPGGNRVVNRAFMNFYEGKDARAY
- a CDS encoding PfkB family carbohydrate kinase, which gives rise to MNKLLIVGTVAFDAIETPFGKTDKILGGAGTYIGLSASFFNVSSAIVSVVGDDFPQEYLDLMTARNIDISGIEIVKGGKTFFWAGKYHNDLNSRDTLVTELNTLADFNPVVPENFKDADVVMLGNLHPNIQIGVLDQLTAQPKLVVLDTMNFWMDCALPELKEVMKRIDVITINDEEARQLSGEYSLVKAAAKIHEMGPKYVVIKKGEHGALLFHGKDIFFAPALPLEDVFDPTGAGDTFAGGFAGYIAQSENVSFDNMKNAIIYGSNLASFCVEKFGTERMEKLEKQEVNDRLRQFKALTQFEITT
- a CDS encoding exodeoxyribonuclease III — translated: MKIISYNVNGIRAALTKGFLDWLVSADPDVICLQEIKATPDQVPVAEFEKAGYPYHYWYPAQKKGYSGVAILSKIKPQRVVFGTGIEHMDFEGRNLRVDFDDVSVMSLYLPSGTNMDRLDHKFMYMDDFHAYVAQLRAEIPHLVICGDYNICHQAIDIHDPIRNANVSGFLPAERAWLDAFINSGFVDSFRHFNKDPHHYSWWSYRANARNNNKGWRIDYILVARELEHRLRRAVILPEARHSDHCPVMAEIEA
- a CDS encoding OmpA family protein, producing MIKNVSALLLIAALTTSCVSKKVYTDLENKFAELKKENRKLSDDLEDLTQTKNQLDLNYANLQKEHDKLKAERDKLQADLAAANSNLKTLQSSYAALEKNSDDALKSNMDKNRTLLAQLEAKEKALAAEQERLNKLKADLESSSQRLAELESMMSQKDAAMKKLKETLSKALNAFEGKGLTIEQKNGKVYVSMENKLLFQTGSWTVNPEGRKAVVEVAKVLAQNPDIGVLIEGHTDDQKFAGSVGSVENNWDLSTKRATAVVNILTENKGVVKANLTAAGRSEYAPIASNETAEGKAKNRRIEIILTPKLDEISKMLNEF